In Micropterus dolomieu isolate WLL.071019.BEF.003 ecotype Adirondacks linkage group LG09, ASM2129224v1, whole genome shotgun sequence, the DNA window ATCGACATCTCAGGGTCACTTTGAATAACGGGGCACCCATAGCTCATATTTGCCCAGGGCCTCTCTAGCAGGTTGTGCTTGCCCTGCATGGTTGCTGTTATAATGTGTGATTACTAAGCAACAATCACAACAATGAGCTAGATGCCAAAAAATAGAAATCATATTTTGTCTGTAATATTGTAGATCTCAGGTAAAATGGTAAGTCTACATTATCACTACAGTCTTCATTTGTGTTGCATCATGTACTCGTTTACTTACATTTTCTCATTGAGTTTGCCCAGTACTGTATCCGTGGCTTGTAAGAGCTTAAAACGCAGCCTTTCCTCCAGGTCAGGAAAGTCTCTGAGAGGTGTGTTGGAGATTTGGACATTGGAAAGCGCTCTCGACTGCTCTGCCAAATTCCCGAGAGACACCATCAGAGGGCTGCAATCGGCCAACACACTCGTCCATACTTTGTGATTGTTTTCAAGACTCTGGAAGCTCTTCCTCAGTGCTTGATTAAGTGAAAGTACTGCAGGTTTGGACATTTTAGACATGCATTCACCACAAAGTCAAAGCGGCGTGTGGGCAATAAATGgatttttctatttaaattattttaatccGTTTTGGAGCAACACGTACCCTTCATATCATTtctgtaacattttaaagtctggtaacattagctgctaGTTAAATCACATTTCCACCATGTTGCTTGGACCCATTTCCGTTCTCCTGATGTAAACACTGACGTTTGGTGCTACGATAGGTCGAGAGCCATTTTTCCGTGACGCAAAGCAAACACGTGTTATAATTGGCTGAATTTGCGTAAAGCCCCTCCCCGCGCGGAAATTTGAAAACGGCTTTGTGAAGGAAGGGAAGGTCGGCTGTCCGAGGAAGAAAACTACAACTAGGTAAGTtattgtttataaaatatgtattacaGCGGTAAAAACTGTCTTATTAAAGGTTTGTGCATGTGAACGAAACTGACAATAAAGAAAGTGAGCCAAATTTCCGGGCTTGACGTTAGCATTAGCTGTTAACTTTAGCTCTATTTCCAGCCAACCGCATGTCGgcagtttcattttaaaatgctggaTGCAGTTATAACCTAAAGCTACCCAGTGTAACTCGATGATCTCTACCTACTGGCGCGTGTTGTCAAGCGTGGGTAAATTGACATCTTTTTATTCTACTGATCCATGCAGACATGGCTCCCAGGAAAAGGACCACCAAACAACGGAAAAACAACCCCAAGACGGCCAAGGTGGAGGCTTTTCTGGAGGATTTCGACAGCGATGGTGAATCTGTTTTTTCCTTATAGTTACGAAACAGTTAACGTTGTTAAGCAGTGCCCTGTGAAATGTGCTGTATAGggagtttgttttaatttgactTAATTAGAAATTCACATTGTCCACCAAACCCAGATCTATGATGCGGGGTGTAAAGTTACTGTGACCATACAAGGACAACATCCTATGGCAGCATACTAAATTATGTAGAATGCTATATTAGTACAGAGCCTGGCAGATTTTAGAGAGTGACACAGATATTGACATTTGAGAACAAAAAGATCAGATGCATATTGATACATTATTCTACATAATGTTACACATTTTCGTTGAGGTTCCCCTGTATTTGGTTATTAATGAATTGTGACCCAGATGTGAACTGAGCCTGACATTGCACAGTTGAAAAATGTATGTTTGAATTAATGGTATGAATGTAATGGCACCGCTGTCTGTATTAGATATATTTGACCTTTCTGTACTGCAACTTCTTGTTTAACTGTAACGTCAGGTTAATCAGGTTaatatattattggattatttttACTGATGCATTATCatttaagcagcattttaatgttgtagctcaTCAATGTGGAGCCTTTTTAGCTACTTTATAAACTGCTGGGAAGTGTACTCTGAAACACTtcatcaacaacaacacttGTGTTTTCACAGTGAAGACCAGAGTTGGGCAACTGAAAGAGAAGATCAACCAGCTGCTGAAAGATGTTGACAATAGCTACAACATGGCACTAATTAAGCTCCCCAAGGCTGTTAGGCAAATGGTCTGGTTGGAACATTGCAGTAAGTTGACACAAGCAATCTCACATTAGTGTAATGAATCCCAAATCCCATATCTTTGATCattgtttaaagaaattttGCAATTGTGCTGCAGAGGCTTCTTTAGAATACGGTACTGGTCTGACTGCAGATGTGCAGAACATTTTACTTATCTGTCTATTGGGCCCTGTTGCTTTTAAAAGCGATGCTACATATTTGTGTAAAATATGCTATGTATTCTGTTTTATCCTTTCATCATCCTTAAATGAAAAGCATCTACCAATCTTTCTGTAGAGTCTGAGAAACCAAAGTCACCAGAAGTGGATAATATAAAGGTGAGTTGATTATATTTCTATCTCATATCATGTAAAATGATTGATAGGGCAACACAAGTTTCAGAAAGTCAAACACCCTGTGCTGTATTAAACACAAATTTTTATtaacagagagaagaagaagctgctATTGACAGCGTTGTGGCTGAGCACCAGGCAGTCCTTCTGAAATCTGTCAAGAAAAGTATGTTAAAACTAGTTTTTGCGTTTTAAGTGTCCTTAAATGAAACGGGTCTATCAACAAAGACTACTTTGGCTTGGATGTTGGTGAAGAATTTAAGGTTTGGAAAATGAGAAAACTTCTGAGATGAATCTCAATGGTTTATTTTGTCTCCAATTTACAGCCTCAAAGAAAAAAGGTGGAGCCAAATCCAGTTCAGAGGATGAAAACACCCCGAGCACAACAAAGAAGGTAGCGGAAGATTTTCATGCAAGCATGCATAAGAAGAATACAGCAGCATGTTTGACAGCAGCTTTGATCATAAAAATACAGAGTGGATGATTGGTATGGAATGTGTGTGCGGCCACTTTACGCTGTTTTAACTGCTTGTTCCTTATTCAGGGGAAAGCAACAAGGAAACCTCCAACTACATCAAAAAGGGCAAAGACGCTGGCAGTCAGCAAGCAGAACACCTCAATCAGACGGTAAGATCCTTCTTTTTCTTACTGTCTTTCTTTTGTTACCCCCTTCTGAAGTTCAGTAGCCCAATAACACCACACTAAAATGTCTCTTTGTGGATTCAGATCAACCAGGAAGCCATTGGTCACTCCTGCCAGGAGTATGCTGGATTCTTCTTTGATGATGGGCCCCACTCCCCTCATCACCCCACGCTTTGACCCAAGGTAAGCAACCATGCAGTTACAGGTGCAAAACAccagtctttatgttaaaaTACCACTGCTATTCTCCCTGTTTGTGCAATAAAGGATTATCTCATAACCTGCAAATTGATGCAGCATATATTTTGCTATTTCATCAATGATATTCCTTAGAAAATTCTTATCATTGAGGTTAAACTTCTCCAGCCAAATTAAGTGATTGATGGTAACATGAGAACACAATGGGAAACCGTCTCCTAAATGTAGGCAAGTGTATGTTTGATCCAGTTGTGTATTACATGCTACAGGACTCTTCTTCTGGAGTTCAAAAAAGTTTCAAAGTTCAACACAACATGTGAAGTAATGTGTGCAGATTATGATTATATAGCTTACCGTACTGCTCAGTAAAGTATTGTGGTAAACTTTGCATACAGCTGATATACTGCCATATGATGGATAATTTAGAAAAGTTTGTTTGGTACACTGACCTGTTGTTGCACTGAATGTAGGGCTCTGTATTCAGTATTTAACATTGAAGCAATTTCACCAACTGCAGCTCCTGTACAGTTATGACTCTCTTCTGTTATACTGATAGTGGTTTAATGAAAACGCAACGAATGTACCAACTTTGCATGACTGTTACACCTCATGTGTAGTGCAGTGAAGACTTGTTCTCATGACTAGCTAGCTCATTTGAAATAGTGCTGTAATGGGGCAACTAGTGCAATTTACTCTTAGATCTTTTCTAAATCGCAGACATTATCCACAGTGAGGGGTTCATAATCACACTATACATGCTTTATTTCCTCAGGCTTCCTAAGACCCCTGCTGTTAGAGTTCCCCGCCACAAAGAGAGAGTCTATAGCATTTCAGTCAACGGCTCTCCCATTGCAGCAGGAAATGAGGACGTTGTTATCAACGTGCCCATCGGCAATGGAGAGGTGAGTGCGCAGTTTGCTGGATCCTatgacaatattttattttattaatacattgtttttaaaattaatgtCTGCAAAGGACACATTCTTATTAACATAAACAACTGACAAGAAATTAAGACCACCTTTATAATCAGTTGATTTGCAAGTAATTCTTTACCTTATTGCAAAATTTGACAATACTCTATGACGTGATAATACTGAGGAGCAAGACTTTGGATTACCAAACACATGTTTTGTAATATGTTGATGCAGAGCATTCAGCTGTTGGCCAGTCAGATGGACTCTGTGGACTTGTCACTACTGGATGAAACCGCTCTGAAGAGCATTCGACTGCTGCAGGTACATTGATAACTTGTCTTAGACAACATTTCAGTATCACTGTGGACATGTTTTGTTCCAAGATTTAGTGAAGCATTTggtttaaaatattataattttatatatatatatattttttttttcttttaacagaatcGCCTCACAACCCTGTGTGGAACATCAGAGTGAACTAATCGTCTGCTGTTGACTTGTACAGTGCTTTTAAGAAATATTATCTTCGTTTCAAAGCcttgtgttttttcctctggcatggtatgttttatttttactgataTGTGAGATTTTAAAAGATTTAGAGTTGATaagaaaacaatgttttgtCACTATTTTGTTTTACTGGACATAGTTTTCTTTAAGCCCAACACACTCACTGAAATGCATCCAGTTAAAGGCtaaggtgggttttttttttttcaacgtGGACCATATTTTCCcacatttttgtgtctgtgactAATGGGGTTAACATTTTTTggaattggtccagtattgagcgagcatgcgtgctgcagtcagcagcagcgaGACAGGGCAACAATGTGATCCAAAGTCAAAGTATGTCCACTAAAGtgcatatttttttgtttttttgctgacaggctagtttgtttgtgtcgtgtaaattttgtttttaaagggttGAAAAGAGGGTAAAATTATGTtctttgtcaagggagtctggtggctttaaAGAGAGCAATATAGCAATTGTTTCtgcttaaacaaaaaaaaagcttgctcttttaaaaaaaaaaaaaaaaaaaaaaaaacgctcgCTCAATACTGAACCAAATTCAAAAAAAATTTGTCCccattagtcacatagacacaacaACAGGGGGAAGTAGGCTCCAAGTTGCAAAATACCAAACTTGCCCTTTAATGAAAgctgttaaatgtataaatgtgggttaaaatgtgttatttgacCATTTGCTACTATATTACTTACCTTTGTAAGATATCTTAGTCGCCAGCCTTACTTACTTCACCTTTCATTTTTATATTGGTATTTTCTGTTGCTTTCGGAGAATTAGGCTTAATCCTGGGCCCACTTCTGCCTAATGTCTGTCTCATTTTAATGCTATTCCAGTCATTTATAACTGTTGGCCAGTCAGACATGTAAGGTCTTTTTGTTGTACTTCAAGCCTAAAATGGACAGGCCTGTACACTGCAAATATGATTTACTGTTCAATCTTTGTTTTGTAAGTACACTGtcctaatttttttttttttgtttccttttgtcATTGTTGAATTATCAATCCTTCCATGTTTCTATAAATCAGTTTGCAGTTGCGTTATTAGTGCAAAGGCATACTTCTTGTACATAGATCTTTCTTTGTCTGCAGAACTGATAAAGGATTTTGACCACAGCTCTAAATTTGTGTGATATGGTGTGTCTGGAATTAAATGTGTTGGTTGATTGTATAAGAGTGTAAATGAGCAGCTTGATTACAAGAAGCACATTTTAGCAATAATTTACTGGACAAATCTTTACCAATCTGTACCTTTGCATAGTGACCAGTAGGTGACAGCATTTCACCATAGAAGTTTGCTTCTCTGGAGAAGTCAGATCAACCTCTTCTGACTGATATTTCTTTCTCCATTTGTAACCGGTCTTCCAGTATTAAAGCTGTTgcaaaatagaccaaaaaaagtaaaagtaaaaattcaCTTCTAtaatttcttcttctgctgaTGATCACGAAAATACCTCTCACAAATATAACCTTAAACACAGTACAATATTGTATTGGATCGTGCTGCTATACGCTGCAGAGCTGTGACAGGGTAATAAATTAAAGTGGCTCTACAGTGTTACCAAATCTGTCCACTTAGCTTTTGTGTGTAATTTTCCGCTATAGGTTAACAAACTCTTGCTTTTGCTTATGTATGAAGTTCCTCTTGTCCTTTCATGACTTTGTTTACACAGAGGGACATTAGTGGGTCACGTGACGTGCTGTTGGCAGGAAGTGGCAGCCTGTCCTGCTGCTGGCACCAAAACCTGCACTCTGACCTTCGGGGACATCATAATGCTGCCAATTAGAGGCTTGTTAAGCTTCGTTAGCTCTGATGAGCTCGTTAGGATTTCCACCTGGGATGGTGGAGGGGTTCAGACCGGGCCTCACCTTGGGCCCAGACAGACAAGCATAACTCTTTGTTATTCCTGCTGGATTCTCATACATTGTATTCTACCGAGCCACAGCATGGGAACTTGGTGCCCCCAGCTCAAACCGGGCTTGGTCCCTTCCATCTGTATCCATCTTAAACACTTTATCATCTGCTGTCTCTCGCTTTGGAAACTGTGTTGCAGAGGTACAAAACCTAACTCTGCAAACGACAGATGTTGTGGTCAGCGGTGCGTGCAGTTCAGCTCCCTCGTTAGCGGAGTACCGAGCCCTGGCGCACCTGCTCTACATATCAGAATTTCCCTAGTTTTGCCTCTGAATGGATTGCATCCTTTTTTATTCTCTAGGTGAGTGGAAAATTGCCATTTTGCACGGATGGCTTGGTTTTCAGTAAGCATGCAGGCGGTGGCGCAGTGACAGGTGCGGTATGGATGGGGCGGATTTTGAGGTCACAGAGCAACACTGCTACATAAATCATCCGCTGAGATGTTCAGGATGAGGGACTGGAATCTGAGATATTGAGAGAGCGACACAGTACAGAGCTGCTTCAACACTTAGCAAGCAGTTCTGTATTCCTGTGCAGTTTTCTATTCACCTTCTATAAAATAGTTCAAAGATAATGagagattttaaaaacatttgtgcaAAATTAGTTCATTAAAGCagtctttaaagctgcactaatcaatatttttaaatgaacaatggatccgtttgtgtgtgtaatgcgACAGTGGTCGCTCCCAATTATAAATCGACTATGAAGAATTATAACCCGACtttgcagttcccctcagcttttagagctgtgttttaatgtcttttagcttattgttttggttttacagctcACAACTTCAAAGCTTTGGTTCACTCATTAAACCCATTTCCATAGCAGCGGGCAACTGTTTCCAGTGACAAAGTTCTGATAAATTGATTGTGTGCTACTTGTCCAGCACCAAACTGCAGGCAAAGTTAGTGACTAACTGGTGAACATAGAAGCGTCAGTCCTAGTCAGAAACTGTTTTCCTGTTCTTTCCTTTGTGCTGACATAGTGTGAATGCAGCATAGCACCTTCATAATAACTATACAGCAATATTATGTTAAAGTCGTGTTTACAGGTCCTTCTAAGCTGCCAAACAATCAGTTACTGATTTAAGCTGCCTTAGAATTCCACAAACCTTTTCTTTACCTGTCCTTTTGTTCCATTGTTCCACAATAAGCCGCACCCACCCCACATCTCAGCCCCTAACATCACCCATCCACCGCTTAACCCCACCCTCCCTTACAATCTCCCATTTTAAATTCTGAAAATCTGTTATCATTATCACATGTGTCTGACACATGAATGTGGCGAACGAAGCTGTTCCGTCCCCAGACTGCTGGAGCCGTTTGTTAATTGAGCACCCAGACTTGGGGAAATTGCCAAATTTCCCGCCAAGACGAATGAACCTGGCAGAGGCATGTTCTCCTAGCAAAATTAATTCTCCAGTGTGTCGAGGCCTCCTATAAATCCCATCCGTCAAGTGCTCCACTAATCAATTTATTGCGTACCCACACCTCCGTCTGCCACTGTCTCTCACTCAATTCATACTGAGCCAGCCAGGGGTCGAGACTCATCTTTTTGCTAAGTTGGTTTGTCAGCACAAACCCAAAAATGTCACCGAATGCTTTGTTCTGTCTGCTTTGGTGATGGAGAGTCAGGAGGACACAAGCTGACGGTAAAGTGAAGTGGCAGACGGGAGGAAGAGTTAAATGGTACTGAACAGCCCCCCCATGACGCATTCTGGGCATGTATTCGTCTGGTGGCCAGCAGGGTCCTGATGGTGTTTTGATGGCCGGCCCCTCTGTCACTCAGGCACTCCTGATGGTGGGCGGGGTGGAGAGGAACATCTGctgccaaaaaaataaataaacaaattcctGTGGAAATTAGGCCCTGAAAATAACAAGCAGCTCTGAGGAGAGGCAGGAGGTTAATGCCATTTGCTGATTGCACAAAGACAAGCTTTTGCTTGAGAGGCCCCTTGGTGGCACTGAAATTCAGACATTTGTCTGTGAGAGACATGACAGCATTTCTTTGTGCTGAGCACCAGACATTATCTGTCCTGTGATTCGAAAAAGCAACTTCATTTATGGGCCATGTGTATATGAAATTTCTTGATATGTGTCATTGTCATATTAGTGCAGATAGTGCGGTGCAGGTGGGAGTGTATTCATGGGAAAtccaacaaaaaataaaaggttcTCGCTTTTGCTCTGAAGTACAGACACAGTCCAAACACTTTGAACAGattaaaatgtcttaattttAGTAATACTTTGCACGTAACTTATTGTAAGGGGGTGAGCAGTTCAAGTTGAAGCACTGAAATAAGTGTAAACATTAAAAGGAGCTGAGGTGTCAGTTGGAGCTTTGGAGCTTAAGCAGCTGAAATTAGTAGAAGTCTAATTGGTATGTGAGTTTTTAGTGTAAGACCCGAAACAATGTTGAGT includes these proteins:
- the cdca8 gene encoding borealin; amino-acid sequence: MAPRKRTTKQRKNNPKTAKVEAFLEDFDSDVKTRVGQLKEKINQLLKDVDNSYNMALIKLPKAVRQMVWLEHCKSEKPKSPEVDNIKREEEAAIDSVVAEHQAVLLKSVKKTSKKKGGAKSSSEDENTPSTTKKGKATRKPPTTSKRAKTLAVSKQNTSIRRSTRKPLVTPARSMLDSSLMMGPTPLITPRFDPRLPKTPAVRVPRHKERVYSISVNGSPIAAGNEDVVINVPIGNGESIQLLASQMDSVDLSLLDETALKSIRLLQNRLTTLCGTSE